Proteins co-encoded in one Taeniopygia guttata chromosome 4, bTaeGut7.mat, whole genome shotgun sequence genomic window:
- the INTS12 gene encoding integrator complex subunit 12: MAATVNLELDPIFLKALGFLHSKSKDSAEKLKALLDESLARGTDSSYRPSQKEVEQPKVSVTKPIKQEPKASSSLPSGNNNGKPTASEKVKKETEKRSADKTKGDPAEGADAPKKPRVEKQEARSSPITVQTSKDLSMPDLSSFEETSADDFAMEMGLACVVCRQMTVTFVNQLVECQECHNLYHQDCHKPQVTDKEVNDPRLVWYCARCTRQMKRMAQKTQKPPQKPAPAVVSVAPALKDPLVKKPEIKLKPETPPAFLAFKRTEVKTSAAVSGNSASTSVSSSATSGLTGWAAFAAKTSSANPSTAKLGSTAQNASGKPAASSNNQKPVGLSGLATSKTGLGAKIASANNSTNPVQLKPPPPLTLGKTTLSRSVSSDNVSKAGLPSPSSAAPSAGGTAGGGNGGGASAGGSAAGAAKAAADSGSQPAPLKGPTSQESQLNAMKRLQMVKKKAAQKKLKK, translated from the exons ATGGCTGCTACAGTGAACTTGGAGCTGgatcccatttttctgaaagccCTGGGCTTTTTGCACTCAAAGAGTAAGGACTCTGCTGAAAAGCTGAAAGCACTTCTTGACGAGTCGTTGGCCAGAGGAACTGACTCGAGCTATCGTCCCTCTCAGAAG GAAGTAGAGCAACCAAAAGTATCTGTCACCAAACCCATTAAGCAAGAGCCTAAAGCTTCATCTAGTTTGCCTTCTGGCAACAACAATGGCAAGCCCACTGCAtcagaaaaggtgaaaaaagaaacagaaaagagatCTGCAGATAAA ACAAAAGGGGATCCTGCTGAAGGAGCTGATGCACCAAAGAAGCCCAGGGTAGAGAAGCAAGAGGCTCGTTCCTCTCCTATTACAGTTCAGACAAGCAAGGATTTATCCATGCCTGATTTATCTAGCTTTGAGGAAACCAGTGCTGATGACTTTGCCATGGAAATGGGATTAGCCTGTGTTGTTTGCAG GCAAATGACAGTTACTTTTGTGAATCAGCTAGTGGAGTGTCAGGAGTGCCATAATCTCTACCACCAGGATTGCCATAAACCTCAGGTGACAGACAAGGAAGTGAATGATCCTCGACTTGTCTGGTATTGTGCCCGCTGTACCAGGCAGATGAAGAGAATG GCTCAGAAGACACAAAAACCACCTCAAAAACCAGCTCCTGCAGTGGTTTCAGTTGCACCAGCTTTGAAGGATCCATTGGTCAAGAAACCAGAAATCAAGTTAAAACCTGAGACCCCACCAGCTTTTCTGGCATTCAAGAGAACAGAAGTCAAG aCCTCAGCAGCAGTTTCGGGGAACTCTGCCAGTACAAGCGTTTCCTCTTCAGCAACGAGCGGCCTTACAGGATGGGCTGCTTTTGCAGCCAAAACCTCCTCTGCCAACCCTTCAACTGCCAAACTGGGATCGACGGCGCAGAATGCCAGCGGGAAACCCGCAGCTTCCTCAAATAACCAGAAACCCGTGGGTTTGTCAGGGCTGGCGACTTCAAAGACAGGACTGGGGGCCAAAATAGCTTCTGCCAACAACAGCACAAACCCCGTTCAGCTGAAGCCTCCCCCGCCGCTGACCCTGGGCAAGACGACGCTGAGCCGCTCGGTGAGCAGCGACAACGTGAGCAAGGCggggctgcccagccccagcagcgccGCGCCCAGCGCCGGCGGCACGGCCGGAGGCGGCAACGGCGGCGGCGCCTCCGCgggcggcagcgcggccggAGCCGCCAAAGCCGCGGCCGACAGCGGCAGCCAGCCCGCCCCACTGAAGGGCCCGACCTCGCAGGAGTCCCAGCTCAACGCCATGAAAAGGCTACAAATGGTCAAGAAGAAGGCTGCTCAAAAGAAGCTCAAGAAATAG